A region from the Streptomyces lydicus genome encodes:
- the guaA gene encoding glutamine-hydrolyzing GMP synthase has product MPSAPPAAAPDVVLVVDFGAQYAQLIARRVREARVYSEIVPSTMPVAEMLAKNPKAIILSGGPSSVYADGAPSLDRSLFEAGVPVFGMCYGFQLMAIALGGTVDNTGAREYGRTPLTVSRPGSTLFEGTPTEQSVWMSHGDACSAAPEGFTVTASTDVVPVAAFENDEKKLYGVQYHPEVMHSTHGQQVLEHFLYRGAGIEPSWTTTSVVEEQVAAIRAQVGTKRAICALSGGVDSSVAAAIVQKAIGDQLTCVYVDHGLQRKGESEQVEKDFVAATGVQLKVVDAEERFLTALAGVSDPEQKRKIIGREFIRVFEQAQVELVAEAGAEGEEVAFLVQGTLYPDIVESGGGTGTANIKSHHNVGGLPDDIEFQLVEPLRQLFKDEVRMVGSELGLPDEIVHRQPFPGPGLGIRIVGEVTKERLDLLREADAIAREELTAAGLDREIWQCPVVLLADVRSVGVQGDGRTYGHPIVLRPVSSEDAMTADWTRMPYDVLARISTRITNEVAEVNRVVLDVTSKPPGTIEWE; this is encoded by the coding sequence GTGCCATCAGCGCCCCCTGCCGCTGCCCCGGACGTCGTCCTCGTAGTCGACTTCGGCGCACAGTACGCCCAGCTCATCGCCCGCCGGGTCCGTGAGGCCCGGGTCTACAGCGAGATCGTGCCGTCCACCATGCCGGTGGCGGAGATGCTTGCGAAGAACCCGAAGGCGATCATCCTCTCCGGCGGTCCCTCGTCGGTCTACGCCGACGGCGCCCCCAGCCTGGACCGCTCGCTGTTCGAGGCCGGTGTCCCGGTCTTCGGCATGTGCTACGGCTTCCAGCTCATGGCGATCGCCCTCGGCGGCACCGTCGACAACACCGGCGCCCGGGAGTACGGCCGCACCCCGCTGACCGTCTCCCGCCCCGGATCCACCCTCTTCGAGGGCACCCCCACCGAGCAGTCGGTGTGGATGTCCCACGGCGACGCCTGCTCGGCCGCGCCCGAGGGCTTCACGGTCACCGCGTCCACGGACGTGGTGCCGGTCGCCGCCTTCGAGAACGACGAGAAGAAGCTCTACGGCGTCCAGTACCACCCCGAGGTCATGCACTCCACGCACGGCCAGCAGGTCCTGGAGCACTTCCTCTACCGCGGTGCGGGCATCGAGCCGAGCTGGACCACCACCAGCGTGGTCGAGGAGCAGGTCGCCGCGATCCGCGCCCAGGTCGGCACCAAGCGCGCCATCTGCGCGCTGTCCGGCGGCGTGGACTCCTCGGTGGCCGCGGCCATCGTGCAGAAGGCCATCGGCGACCAGCTGACCTGCGTCTACGTCGACCACGGCCTGCAGCGCAAGGGCGAGTCGGAGCAGGTCGAGAAGGACTTCGTGGCCGCCACCGGCGTCCAGCTGAAGGTCGTCGACGCCGAGGAGCGCTTCCTGACCGCGCTGGCCGGGGTCAGCGACCCCGAGCAGAAGCGGAAGATCATCGGGCGCGAGTTCATCCGCGTCTTCGAGCAGGCCCAGGTCGAGCTGGTCGCCGAGGCCGGCGCCGAGGGCGAGGAAGTCGCCTTCCTGGTCCAGGGCACGCTCTACCCGGACATCGTCGAGTCCGGCGGCGGCACGGGCACCGCCAACATCAAGTCGCACCACAACGTCGGCGGGCTCCCCGACGACATCGAGTTCCAGCTCGTCGAGCCGCTGCGCCAGCTGTTCAAGGACGAGGTCCGGATGGTCGGCTCGGAGCTCGGCCTGCCGGACGAGATCGTCCACCGCCAGCCGTTCCCCGGCCCCGGCCTGGGCATCCGCATCGTCGGCGAGGTCACCAAGGAGCGCCTGGACCTGCTGCGCGAGGCCGACGCCATCGCCCGCGAGGAGCTGACCGCGGCCGGTCTGGACCGCGAGATCTGGCAGTGCCCGGTGGTCCTGCTCGCCGACGTCCGCTCGGTCGGCGTCCAGGGCGACGGCCGGACGTACGGCCACCCGATCGTGCTGCGCCCGGTGTCCTCCGAGGACGCGATGACCGCGGACTGGACGCGGATGCCGTACGACGTGCTGGCGCGGATCTCGACCCGCATCACCAACGAGGTCGCCGAGGTCAACCGGGTCGTCCTCGACGTCACCAGCAAGCCCCCGGGCACCATCGAGTGGGAGTGA
- a CDS encoding helix-turn-helix domain-containing protein, which yields MELSEEPGIGERIARLRIRRKLTQEALAERAGLCVDTVRKLEQGVRRTARLATLNALARALDVEPSALAGQPATFEVRSEGEQPSVLALRQAVAPVSDLLGGDPDPEDPLGIAALQASLRSTERIRREGRMAEIGALLPQLIRDAKAAAHATTGAEAAAAHSVLAEAYQVAATTLTALGKEDAAFTALERSMTAAARGDDPHLETAGFSSLAWVLTKQGRLADAERVALNAAERIEPGFRSPPLELALWGVLLLRAATAAVRLERRDTVRDLLTMASAAAARIGTDRLDYATPFGPTNVGVARVNFLVEMEESAEALRTARTVPELHTLPPTWRARCHVDRALAFTDLRKDDGAVQALLAAERTAPEWMRYHSTSRRLVADLRHRERRRTSPLTELADRLALDG from the coding sequence ATGGAGTTGTCCGAGGAACCCGGCATCGGTGAGCGCATCGCCCGGCTGCGCATACGCCGGAAGCTGACGCAGGAGGCCCTCGCCGAGCGGGCGGGCCTGTGCGTCGACACCGTCCGGAAGCTCGAACAGGGTGTACGCCGCACGGCGCGGCTCGCGACGCTCAACGCGCTGGCCAGAGCCCTGGACGTGGAGCCGTCCGCGCTCGCCGGGCAGCCCGCCACCTTCGAGGTGCGCAGCGAGGGCGAACAGCCCTCCGTCCTGGCGCTGCGCCAGGCCGTCGCGCCCGTGTCCGACCTGCTGGGCGGTGATCCGGACCCCGAGGACCCGCTGGGCATCGCGGCGCTGCAGGCCTCCCTGCGTTCGACGGAACGCATCCGCCGCGAGGGACGGATGGCGGAAATCGGCGCACTGCTTCCGCAGTTGATCAGGGATGCCAAGGCGGCCGCTCACGCCACCACCGGCGCCGAGGCCGCCGCGGCCCACTCGGTCCTGGCCGAGGCCTATCAGGTCGCCGCCACGACGCTGACGGCGCTGGGCAAGGAGGACGCCGCCTTCACCGCCCTGGAACGGTCGATGACGGCGGCGGCCCGGGGAGACGATCCCCACCTGGAGACCGCCGGCTTCTCCAGCCTTGCCTGGGTACTCACCAAGCAGGGGCGGCTGGCGGACGCCGAACGCGTCGCGCTGAACGCCGCCGAACGCATCGAGCCGGGCTTCCGCTCCCCACCGCTCGAACTGGCCCTGTGGGGAGTCCTGCTGCTCCGTGCGGCAACGGCCGCGGTCCGCCTGGAGCGACGCGACACGGTACGGGATCTGCTCACGATGGCGAGCGCGGCGGCGGCCAGGATCGGCACGGACCGTCTCGACTACGCGACGCCGTTCGGCCCGACCAACGTCGGGGTGGCCAGGGTCAACTTCCTGGTGGAGATGGAGGAGAGCGCCGAGGCACTGCGCACCGCGCGCACCGTCCCCGAGCTGCACACGCTGCCCCCGACCTGGCGCGCGCGGTGCCACGTGGACCGCGCCCTGGCCTTCACCGACCTGCGCAAGGACGACGGCGCGGTGCAGGCGCTGCTCGCCGCCGAGCGCACCGCCCCGGAATGGATGCGCTACCACTCCACGAGCCGCCGTCTGGTGGCCGACCTCCGCCACCGCGAACGCCGGCGCACCTCACCGCTCACGGAGCTGGCCGACCGTCTCGCTCTCGACGGGTAG
- a CDS encoding serine/threonine-protein kinase — protein MGIFGGEGRLIGGRYRLEVRLGCGGMGTVWRATDELLARQVAVKELHLDEEAGEGDGGAAARPEPRVQRERAVREARTVAGIKHPNVIVVHDVVEQDGRPWIVMELVEGPSLADRLQSGGPVAPREAARIGVALLGALRAAHTRGVLHRDIKPANVLMESGTGRVVLTDFGIAQVPGVTTLTDTGSFVGSPEYTAPERMSGRGTGPEADLWSLGVLLCAALSGASPFHRDSLGGVLHAVVDEDIEFPEAARALRAVVEGLLERDPERRLGAAETERLLRGYLRSGRSPERGAGDQGAGRGQGRGQGHGHGHGHGGGRDRGHGYGHGRDAGDGGDGRDGHDAGDGAAGRAAEAVAGASGPPGPAGPRPSGPHAPHRPGPDVHASPHDGPGDGLPSEHPSSEDPLAPGAPPATPTVPGRTPTGDGCGDGSEDGCGDGSGDGGEDGSREGRGGDGSGGEGGGEDAGPPAAHAGARADGRASGRAPGAPTRASLDDRALAVAARPHTGRLRTALLMALAAVVIGGAGAGLAVLLMHPDGTRPDGSDGRTGGRSPQASEGGPGPGPGPARTPAPVGGHPTVTITSSPSPVATGTIPAGYRLVHDPAGFVLAVPDGFTRSYENDRVYYSSQGRRFRIGIQLRKRVPEGPLGAMRTADAEGPAHYRGYRQGQLTATTHHGLRAGRWEFVWDGGAQDGGPRRTYDLSWDEGGRMIDVWISSPVGARTEAARHLDTALDAFRLTGT, from the coding sequence ATGGGGATCTTCGGGGGCGAGGGCCGGCTGATCGGTGGCCGGTACCGCCTGGAAGTTCGGCTCGGCTGCGGCGGTATGGGGACGGTCTGGCGCGCCACCGACGAGCTGCTGGCCCGCCAAGTCGCGGTGAAGGAGCTGCACTTGGACGAGGAAGCCGGTGAGGGTGATGGCGGGGCGGCGGCCCGGCCCGAGCCGCGGGTACAGCGTGAGCGGGCGGTGCGGGAGGCACGGACGGTCGCCGGGATCAAGCACCCGAATGTGATTGTCGTGCATGACGTCGTCGAGCAGGACGGCCGGCCGTGGATCGTGATGGAGCTGGTGGAGGGCCCGTCGCTGGCCGACCGGCTGCAGAGCGGCGGGCCGGTCGCGCCGCGCGAGGCCGCCCGGATCGGTGTCGCGCTGCTGGGCGCGCTGCGGGCCGCGCACACCCGCGGGGTGCTGCACCGGGACATCAAGCCCGCCAACGTCCTGATGGAGTCGGGCACCGGCCGGGTCGTGCTCACCGACTTCGGTATCGCCCAGGTGCCCGGGGTCACCACGCTGACCGACACCGGCAGTTTCGTCGGCTCACCCGAATACACCGCGCCGGAACGGATGTCCGGCCGCGGCACGGGGCCCGAGGCCGATCTCTGGTCGCTCGGGGTGCTGCTGTGCGCCGCGCTCAGCGGTGCCTCGCCGTTCCACCGCGACTCGCTGGGCGGTGTGCTGCACGCCGTGGTGGACGAGGACATCGAATTCCCGGAGGCCGCACGGGCGTTACGTGCCGTCGTCGAGGGCTTGCTGGAGCGCGATCCGGAGCGCCGGCTGGGGGCCGCCGAGACGGAGCGGCTGTTGCGCGGCTATCTGCGGTCGGGCCGCTCCCCGGAACGCGGGGCCGGCGACCAGGGGGCCGGGCGCGGTCAGGGGCGCGGTCAGGGCCATGGCCACGGTCACGGTCATGGGGGCGGCCGTGATCGCGGCCACGGCTACGGCCACGGGCGTGATGCGGGGGACGGGGGTGACGGACGTGACGGGCATGACGCCGGCGACGGGGCCGCCGGCCGCGCCGCCGAGGCCGTGGCGGGCGCGAGCGGGCCGCCGGGACCGGCCGGGCCCCGCCCCAGTGGCCCGCACGCCCCGCACCGCCCCGGGCCCGACGTCCACGCCTCCCCGCACGACGGCCCCGGCGACGGCCTGCCCAGCGAACACCCGTCCAGCGAGGACCCGTTGGCCCCGGGAGCGCCGCCCGCGACCCCGACTGTCCCCGGCCGTACGCCCACCGGAGACGGATGCGGAGACGGAAGCGAAGACGGATGCGGAGACGGAAGCGGAGACGGAGGCGAAGACGGAAGCAGAGAGGGGAGAGGCGGAGACGGGAGCGGCGGTGAAGGCGGCGGCGAAGACGCCGGGCCGCCGGCCGCGCACGCGGGCGCACGTGCCGACGGCCGGGCAAGCGGCCGGGCCCCGGGCGCACCGACCCGTGCCTCCCTCGACGACCGGGCGCTGGCGGTGGCCGCCCGGCCGCACACCGGCCGGCTCCGCACCGCTCTGCTGATGGCGCTCGCGGCGGTGGTGATCGGCGGCGCGGGCGCGGGCCTGGCCGTCCTGCTGATGCACCCGGACGGGACGCGCCCGGACGGGAGCGACGGCAGAACCGGCGGCCGCTCCCCACAAGCCTCGGAAGGGGGGCCGGGGCCGGGGCCGGGACCTGCGCGGACCCCCGCCCCCGTCGGCGGGCACCCCACCGTCACGATCACCTCGTCGCCCTCCCCGGTGGCCACCGGCACGATCCCCGCCGGCTACCGCCTCGTCCACGACCCGGCCGGCTTCGTGCTCGCCGTACCGGACGGCTTCACCCGCTCGTACGAGAACGACCGCGTCTACTACTCCTCTCAGGGCAGACGGTTCCGGATCGGCATCCAGCTGCGGAAGCGGGTCCCGGAAGGGCCGCTGGGCGCGATGCGGACGGCGGATGCGGAGGGTCCCGCGCACTACCGCGGCTACCGTCAGGGGCAGCTCACCGCGACCACCCACCACGGGCTCCGGGCCGGGCGCTGGGAGTTCGTCTGGGACGGTGGCGCGCAGGACGGCGGCCCCCGCCGCACCTACGACCTCAGCTGGGACGAGGGCGGCCGGATGATCGACGTGTGGATCTCCTCCCCGGTCGGCGCGCGCACCGAGGCCGCGCGGCACCTCGACACCGCGCTCGACGCCTTCCGGCTGACCGGGACGTGA
- a CDS encoding HAD family hydrolase, with protein MIKDKSMRALPAGAEAVVFDCDGLLVDTEVCATVAETAIFAAHGHPFGPEQKALVIGRTVEAAGEAMAQYFGRPDAGAEIAAELLERVRKELSRGAAALPGAADLVRACRAAVPVAVASNSPRELLDAALWSAGLADCFTHSFAADEVRSPKPAPELYLTACAALGADPERSVAFEDSATGIASARAAGLYVAVVPSLPGADLDHDWLGGSLADPELLDWARGLGREAGA; from the coding sequence ATGATCAAGGACAAGAGCATGCGTGCGCTCCCCGCCGGCGCCGAGGCCGTGGTCTTCGACTGCGACGGCTTGCTGGTCGACACGGAGGTCTGCGCGACCGTCGCGGAAACGGCCATCTTCGCGGCGCACGGCCATCCCTTCGGGCCTGAACAGAAGGCCCTGGTCATCGGCCGCACCGTGGAGGCCGCCGGTGAGGCCATGGCGCAGTACTTCGGGCGCCCCGACGCCGGTGCCGAAATCGCCGCCGAACTCCTCGAAAGGGTCCGCAAGGAGCTGTCCCGGGGCGCCGCGGCTCTCCCCGGGGCGGCGGACCTGGTGCGCGCCTGCCGGGCGGCCGTTCCCGTCGCCGTGGCCAGCAACAGCCCCAGGGAACTGCTGGACGCGGCGCTGTGGTCGGCCGGCCTCGCCGATTGCTTCACCCACTCGTTCGCCGCCGACGAGGTGCGTTCCCCCAAGCCCGCACCGGAGCTCTACCTCACGGCATGCGCCGCGCTCGGTGCCGACCCGGAGCGTTCCGTCGCCTTCGAGGACTCGGCCACGGGCATCGCCTCGGCGCGTGCTGCCGGGCTCTACGTCGCGGTCGTCCCGTCCCTTCCGGGAGCCGATCTCGACCACGACTGGCTGGGCGGCAGCTTGGCCGACCCCGAATTGCTCGACTGGGCCAGGGGGCTGGGCCGGGAAGCCGGGGCGTGA
- a CDS encoding succinic semialdehyde dehydrogenase, with translation MTDSQDTGTASPEAPAAAPEAPAPEAPAETPAPAETPAAGEAPAADEAPAAPADGNPVAATPAGARTAADVVTPELAARLTRGVVGTNRTANHTPFTGEKLADLPESTPEDVATAFERARAAQERWAKVPVKQRAAVLLRFHDLVLRRQAEVLDLIQLETGKARLHAHEEVQAVAVTARHYGRKAHAYLKPKARTGVVPTLTKVTELRQPRGVVGQIAPWNYPFELSVGDALPAFVAGNAVVMKPDTETALTALWAREQLIEAGLPEDVWQVVLGEGPVVGPAVVEHADYVSFTGSTRTGREVAQGAAARLVGVSLELGGKNAMLVLQDADVEKAAAGAVRGCFASAGQLCISIERLYVHESIADDFLQRFAARTKAMRLGNSLAYGADMGSLVGERQLETVTRHVDEAVAKGARLVAGGRPRPDIGPLFYEPTILDGVQAPMAVCDEETFGPVVSLYRFRDEDEVVALANATPYGLNSSVWTKDGRRGRAVAARLRTGTVNVNECYAAGYASVQAPMGGMGDSGLGRRHGSEGILKYTEAQTVAHQRLMPLAPSFGMTDEKYAQFMTRSLRAMKALRLR, from the coding sequence ATGACGGACTCGCAGGACACCGGAACCGCCTCCCCCGAGGCCCCCGCCGCGGCCCCGGAGGCCCCCGCCCCCGAGGCGCCCGCCGAGACGCCAGCGCCCGCCGAGACGCCCGCGGCCGGCGAGGCTCCCGCGGCCGACGAGGCCCCCGCCGCCCCCGCCGACGGCAACCCGGTCGCCGCCACCCCGGCGGGCGCCCGTACCGCGGCGGACGTGGTCACCCCCGAACTCGCCGCCCGGCTCACCCGTGGTGTGGTCGGCACGAACCGCACCGCCAACCACACCCCGTTCACCGGCGAGAAGCTGGCCGACCTGCCCGAGTCCACCCCCGAGGACGTCGCCACCGCCTTCGAGCGGGCCCGCGCCGCCCAGGAGCGCTGGGCCAAGGTCCCGGTCAAGCAGCGCGCCGCGGTGCTGCTGCGCTTCCACGACCTGGTGCTGCGCCGCCAGGCCGAAGTGCTCGACCTGATCCAGCTGGAGACCGGCAAGGCGCGGCTGCACGCCCATGAGGAGGTGCAGGCGGTCGCCGTCACCGCCCGCCACTACGGCCGCAAGGCCCACGCCTACCTCAAGCCCAAGGCCCGCACCGGCGTCGTACCGACCCTCACCAAGGTCACCGAACTCCGCCAGCCCCGCGGCGTCGTGGGGCAGATAGCCCCCTGGAACTACCCCTTCGAGCTGTCCGTCGGCGACGCCCTGCCGGCCTTCGTCGCGGGCAACGCCGTCGTCATGAAGCCCGACACGGAGACCGCGCTGACCGCGCTGTGGGCCCGGGAACAGCTCATCGAGGCCGGGCTGCCGGAGGACGTCTGGCAGGTCGTACTCGGCGAGGGCCCGGTCGTCGGCCCCGCCGTCGTCGAGCACGCCGACTACGTCTCCTTCACCGGCTCGACCCGTACGGGCCGCGAGGTCGCCCAGGGCGCCGCCGCCCGGCTGGTCGGCGTCTCCCTCGAACTCGGCGGAAAGAACGCCATGTTGGTGCTCCAGGACGCCGATGTGGAGAAGGCCGCCGCCGGCGCCGTCCGCGGCTGCTTCGCCTCCGCCGGGCAGCTGTGCATCTCCATCGAGCGGCTCTACGTCCACGAATCCATCGCCGACGACTTCCTCCAGCGCTTCGCCGCGCGTACGAAGGCGATGCGGCTGGGCAACTCCCTCGCCTACGGCGCCGACATGGGCTCCCTGGTCGGCGAGCGGCAGCTGGAGACCGTCACCCGCCATGTCGACGAGGCCGTCGCCAAGGGCGCCCGGCTGGTCGCCGGCGGCCGCCCCCGCCCCGACATCGGCCCGCTCTTCTACGAGCCGACCATCCTCGACGGCGTCCAGGCTCCGATGGCGGTCTGCGACGAGGAGACCTTCGGCCCTGTCGTCTCGCTCTACCGCTTCCGCGACGAGGACGAGGTGGTGGCGCTCGCCAACGCCACCCCGTACGGCCTCAATTCCAGCGTCTGGACCAAGGACGGCCGCCGCGGCCGCGCGGTCGCCGCCCGGCTGCGCACCGGCACGGTCAACGTCAATGAGTGCTACGCCGCCGGGTACGCCAGCGTGCAGGCGCCGATGGGTGGCATGGGGGACTCGGGCCTGGGCCGCCGGCACGGCTCCGAGGGCATCCTCAAGTACACCGAGGCGCAGACCGTCGCCCACCAGCGCCTGATGCCGCTGGCGCCGTCCTTCGGAATGACCGACGAGAAGTACGCCCAGTTCATGACCCGCAGCCTGCGCGCGATGAAGGCGCTCCGACTCCGCTAA
- a CDS encoding GMC family oxidoreductase yields MPQENSARNQDANGGGGAQDGQDGPENRAAPDPRADGPATSATPAAPDGPAYDYDVLVVGSGFGGSVSALRLTEKGYRVGVLEAGRRFTRETLPKNSWDLKSYLWAPALGLYGIQRIHLLGNVMVLAGAGVGGGSLNYANTLYVPPEPFFDDPQWKHITDWQEELKPYYDQARRMLGVRLNPTMTPSDVHLKATAQAMGVGDSFHMAPVGVFFGDGRDAVGEEEAKAAKAAPGEEVADPYFGGAGPSRKACTECGECMTGCRHGAKNTLNENYLYLAERAGAVIHPMTSVVALTEDSRGGFAVGTLPTDNKKKGAGRTFTARRVILAAGTYGTQSLLHRMKDSGRLPYLSGRLGSLTRTNSEALVGAQTDNRRYRKRHGAAKADFTKGVAITSSIHPDENTHIEPVRYGKGSNAMGGMTILQVPYRPAGRVAGWLGNVARHPWLALRSLSNHRWSERTIIGLVMQSLDNSLTTYRKPKGLGKGLLTARQGHGAPNPNQIPEATRAATLLSEEINGFAGSNIGELMGTPLTAHFLGGCPIGEDADHGVIDPYHRLYGHPGISVVDGSAVSANLGVNPSLTITAQAERAMSLWPNKGEPDPRPAPGRTYRRLAPVEPARPAVPPQAFGALKLPFVAVPPVPPKKSVT; encoded by the coding sequence GTGCCCCAGGAGAACTCTGCCCGGAATCAGGACGCCAACGGCGGCGGGGGCGCCCAGGACGGCCAGGACGGTCCGGAGAACCGTGCCGCCCCCGACCCCCGTGCCGACGGCCCCGCCACTTCCGCCACTCCCGCCGCCCCCGACGGCCCCGCCTACGACTACGACGTGCTCGTCGTCGGCTCCGGCTTCGGCGGCTCGGTCTCCGCACTCCGGCTGACCGAGAAGGGCTACCGCGTCGGCGTCCTCGAAGCCGGCCGCCGCTTCACCCGCGAGACGCTGCCGAAGAACTCCTGGGACCTCAAAAGCTATCTGTGGGCCCCCGCCCTCGGTCTCTACGGCATCCAGCGCATCCATCTGCTGGGGAATGTCATGGTCCTGGCGGGTGCGGGGGTCGGCGGAGGCTCGCTGAACTACGCCAACACCCTCTATGTACCGCCCGAGCCGTTCTTCGACGACCCGCAGTGGAAGCACATCACCGACTGGCAGGAGGAGTTGAAGCCGTACTACGACCAGGCGCGTCGGATGCTGGGCGTACGGCTCAACCCCACGATGACGCCGTCCGATGTGCATCTCAAGGCGACCGCGCAGGCCATGGGCGTCGGCGACTCCTTCCACATGGCGCCGGTCGGTGTCTTCTTCGGGGACGGCCGGGACGCCGTCGGCGAGGAGGAGGCAAAAGCCGCGAAGGCGGCGCCCGGAGAAGAGGTCGCGGACCCCTACTTCGGCGGCGCGGGCCCCTCCCGCAAGGCGTGCACCGAGTGCGGCGAGTGCATGACGGGCTGCCGTCACGGCGCGAAGAACACCCTCAACGAGAACTACCTCTACCTCGCCGAACGGGCGGGAGCCGTCATCCACCCGATGACCTCCGTCGTCGCGCTCACCGAGGACTCCCGCGGCGGCTTCGCGGTCGGCACGCTGCCGACCGACAACAAGAAGAAGGGCGCGGGCCGTACGTTCACGGCCCGGCGCGTGATCCTCGCGGCCGGCACCTACGGCACCCAGAGCCTGCTGCACCGCATGAAGGACAGCGGGCGGCTCCCGTACCTCTCCGGCCGGCTCGGATCGCTGACCCGTACCAACTCCGAGGCCCTGGTGGGCGCCCAGACCGACAACCGCCGCTACCGCAAGCGGCACGGCGCGGCGAAGGCCGACTTCACCAAGGGCGTGGCGATCACGTCGTCGATCCACCCCGACGAGAACACCCACATCGAGCCGGTGCGCTACGGCAAGGGCTCCAACGCGATGGGGGGCATGACGATCCTCCAGGTCCCCTACCGGCCCGCCGGACGCGTCGCGGGCTGGCTGGGCAACGTGGCCCGCCACCCCTGGCTGGCGCTCCGCTCGCTCTCCAACCACCGCTGGTCGGAGCGGACCATCATCGGCCTGGTCATGCAGTCCCTCGACAACTCCCTGACGACGTACCGGAAGCCGAAGGGCCTGGGCAAGGGCCTGCTCACCGCACGCCAGGGGCACGGGGCCCCGAACCCGAACCAGATCCCCGAGGCCACCCGGGCGGCGACGCTGCTGTCCGAGGAGATCAACGGCTTCGCGGGCTCCAACATCGGTGAGCTGATGGGCACCCCGCTCACCGCGCACTTCCTGGGCGGCTGCCCGATCGGCGAGGACGCGGACCACGGCGTGATCGACCCGTACCACCGCCTCTACGGACACCCGGGCATCTCGGTCGTCGACGGCTCCGCGGTCTCCGCCAACCTCGGCGTCAACCCGTCCCTGACCATCACCGCACAGGCCGAGCGCGCGATGTCGCTGTGGCCCAACAAGGGCGAGCCGGACCCGCGCCCCGCCCCGGGCCGGACCTACCGGCGGCTGGCGCCCGTCGAGCCGGCCCGCCCCGCGGTCCCGCCCCAGGCCTTCGGCGCGCTGAAGCTGCCGTTCGTGGCCGTTCCGCCGGTGCCGCCGAAGAAGTCCGTGACGTAG
- a CDS encoding chorismate mutase produces the protein MSARTTTSPAPAPGTDTGAHTPEAAGIIHDARQRIDDLDGRIIGLVQERMAVSAVIQRERLTSGGRRVNLSREMEILAHYRDQLGKPGTALAMTLLELCRGQI, from the coding sequence ATGAGCGCTCGGACCACCACCTCCCCCGCCCCGGCCCCCGGCACCGACACCGGCGCCCACACGCCGGAGGCGGCCGGGATCATCCATGACGCACGGCAGCGGATCGACGATCTCGACGGCCGGATCATCGGCCTCGTCCAGGAACGGATGGCCGTCTCGGCCGTCATCCAGCGCGAACGCCTCACCTCCGGCGGACGGCGGGTCAATCTCTCCCGCGAGATGGAGATCCTTGCCCACTACCGCGACCAGCTCGGCAAGCCGGGCACCGCGCTGGCGATGACGCTGCTGGAGCTGTGCCGGGGCCAGATCTGA
- a CDS encoding response regulator gives MIRVAVVDDERLVRSGLRMILGTDPDIEMVADCSGAEAVDTVLRCAAEVVLLDIRMPDVDGLTVLRRLRATPNPPVVAMLTTFDAQEYLTAALREGAAGFLLKDSDPEQLVRAVRTLAAGGSVLDPGVTRAVIGGYLTAEDQASANRAVSGLTPRESEVLALLGEGLANAQIADRMGLAPSTVKDHVRALLGKLGGINRIQAAIVADRAGLVASDPRGSW, from the coding sequence GTGATCCGTGTCGCTGTGGTGGACGACGAGCGGCTGGTCAGATCCGGACTGCGGATGATCCTGGGGACCGACCCGGACATCGAGATGGTCGCGGACTGCAGCGGCGCCGAGGCCGTGGACACCGTGCTGCGGTGCGCAGCCGAGGTCGTGCTGCTGGACATCCGGATGCCGGACGTGGACGGGCTGACCGTCCTGCGCCGGCTGCGCGCCACCCCGAATCCGCCCGTGGTGGCGATGCTGACCACCTTCGACGCCCAGGAGTACCTGACGGCGGCGCTGCGCGAAGGCGCGGCCGGGTTTCTGCTCAAGGACTCCGATCCGGAACAACTCGTACGGGCCGTGAGGACGCTGGCGGCGGGCGGCAGTGTGCTCGATCCCGGGGTCACCCGGGCGGTGATCGGGGGCTATCTGACCGCCGAGGACCAGGCCTCCGCGAACCGGGCGGTGAGCGGGCTGACCCCGCGGGAGTCCGAGGTGCTGGCCCTGCTCGGCGAGGGCCTGGCCAACGCCCAGATAGCCGACCGGATGGGGCTCGCCCCCAGTACGGTCAAGGACCATGTGCGCGCCCTGCTGGGGAAGTTGGGCGGGATCAACCGCATCCAGGCGGCCATCGTGGCCGACCGGGCGGGTCTGGTGGCAAGCGACCCCAGGGGGTCGTGGTGA